In Silene latifolia isolate original U9 population unplaced genomic scaffold, ASM4854445v1 scaffold_214, whole genome shotgun sequence, a single window of DNA contains:
- the LOC141638678 gene encoding uncharacterized protein LOC141638678 isoform X1 — MNVNGFALIMYSLLPPSQIPIICLPFIKIPLTKNIKGCQCHYSPACCILFAGQTMTEENADKCEPESGDMMKNSGLTMEEATAKDIEERGSESLKRNSSVTIVGPDHKFTVQSRYRSVSIGSCHDLCKPGLEHELENVTKRPLLGTIRESRPLVPKPLRRRLSLPGPIPERSSLLPTKGTNFPKRRSQSTMRRMPSETKLYSVPTFGNAVSRSKINYPAVKKTMHVNSSQKVEENKTKDACSLSGSRKVKAKEPMSKSPRTPLEKSPSKEGTLCKNRKSFSSSSCRSNLEDSKFNKSRAVFEKSTYMVKSNVINTGKALRSSLRDEESSSTREALCDGETNKSVASSGRWASRPKGENRQISDSINAKATGIATKEGGSKTDISRAKGNVSLQTKAEGTSICQPDEKEGSALMVKFRSGSVVNAQVASNPVRKLQFKRGRILGEDQSAEVGDEKSLKSGNRMANEVSDTRPEPKKVHLRRQETSGKKDSIDLNNVIEETASKLVKMRNSKVKALVGAFETVMSIRDREPLPETNAS, encoded by the exons ATGAATGTTAATGGGTTTGCGTTAATTATGTACTCCCTCCTCCCTCCGTCCCAAATCCCaataatttgtttacctttcattaaaatacccctcacaaagaatataaag GGGTGTCAGTGTCACTACTCTCCAGCATGTTGTATTTTATTTGCTGGACAAACAATGACGGAGGAAAACGCTGACAAATGCGAGCCTGAAAGTGGTGATATGATGAAAAACAGTGGTTTAACAATGGAAGAGGCTACAGCAAAAGACATTGAGGAGAGGGGGTCAGAATCATTGAAGAGAAACTCCTCTGTAACTATAGTTGGTCCAGACCACAAGTTCACTGTCCAGTCTCGTTATCGTAGTGTTTCAATTGGTTCCTGTCACGATTTGTGCAAACCTGGTCTCGAACATGAACTGGAGAATGTGACAAAGAGACCCCTCTTAGGAACAATTAGAGAGTCTCGGCCCTTGGTGCCCAAACCACTGCGCCGACGCCTCTCTCTTCCTGGTCCAATCCCGGAGAGAAGTTCATTACTGCCTACTAAGGGTACAAATTTTCCTAAAAGAAGAAGTCAGTCAACGATGAGGCGGATGCCAAGTGAAACAAAACTATACTCAGTTCCAACTTTTGGAAATGCAGTTAGTAGAAGTAAAATTAATTATCCTGCTGTCAAGAAAACAATGCACGTAAATTCAAGCCAAAAAGTTGAAGAAAATAAAACCAAGGATGCATGTAGCTTGAGCGGAAGTAGAAAGGTGAAAGCAAAGGAGCCAATGAGTAAATCCCCAAGAACTCCGCTGGAGAAATCCCCAAGCAAGGAAGGAACGCTTTGCAAGAATCGTAAAAGTTTCTCTAGCTCAAGCTGTCGGAGTAACTTAgaagattccaaattcaataAATCTCGTGCTGTGTTTGAGAAATCCACGTATATGGTCAAATCAAATGTCATTAACACTGGAAAAGCTTTGAGGTCTTCTCTTCGCGATGAAGAGTCATCAAGTACTCGGGAAGCATTGTGTGATGGTGAAACCAATAAGTCAGTTGCCTCCTCAGGACGATGGGCTTCTCGACCAAAAGGAGAAAACCGTCAAATATCAGACTCTATTAATGCCAAAGCGACTGGCATAGCTACAAAAGAGGGTGGATCCAAAACAGATATTTCTAGAGCTAAAGGAAATGTGAGCCTCCAAACAAAGGCTGAAGGGACAAGCATATGTCAACCGGATGAGAAAGAGGGTTCGGCATTGATGGTTAAATTCAGAAGCGGGAGCGTGGTGAATGCTCAAGTTGCAAGCAATCCTGTAAGGAAACTCCAGTTTAAGAGAGGAAGAATCTTGGGAGAGGATCAAAGTGctgaagtgggggatgagaagaGCTTGAAGAGTGGAAATCGTATGGCTAATGAAGTTTCTGATACTAGACCCGAACCTAAGAAAGTTCATTTGAGACGGCAAGAAACGTCTGGTAAAAAAGACAGTATAGACTTGAACAATGTGATTGAAGAAACTGCGAGCAAGCTTGTCAAGATGAGGAATAGTAAGGTCAAAGCTCTGGTTGGTGCTTTTGAAACTGTCATGTCTATCCGTGATCGTGAACCTTTGCCTGAAACTAATGCTTCGTGA
- the LOC141638678 gene encoding uncharacterized protein LOC141638678 isoform X2 has translation MTEENADKCEPESGDMMKNSGLTMEEATAKDIEERGSESLKRNSSVTIVGPDHKFTVQSRYRSVSIGSCHDLCKPGLEHELENVTKRPLLGTIRESRPLVPKPLRRRLSLPGPIPERSSLLPTKGTNFPKRRSQSTMRRMPSETKLYSVPTFGNAVSRSKINYPAVKKTMHVNSSQKVEENKTKDACSLSGSRKVKAKEPMSKSPRTPLEKSPSKEGTLCKNRKSFSSSSCRSNLEDSKFNKSRAVFEKSTYMVKSNVINTGKALRSSLRDEESSSTREALCDGETNKSVASSGRWASRPKGENRQISDSINAKATGIATKEGGSKTDISRAKGNVSLQTKAEGTSICQPDEKEGSALMVKFRSGSVVNAQVASNPVRKLQFKRGRILGEDQSAEVGDEKSLKSGNRMANEVSDTRPEPKKVHLRRQETSGKKDSIDLNNVIEETASKLVKMRNSKVKALVGAFETVMSIRDREPLPETNAS, from the coding sequence ATGACGGAGGAAAACGCTGACAAATGCGAGCCTGAAAGTGGTGATATGATGAAAAACAGTGGTTTAACAATGGAAGAGGCTACAGCAAAAGACATTGAGGAGAGGGGGTCAGAATCATTGAAGAGAAACTCCTCTGTAACTATAGTTGGTCCAGACCACAAGTTCACTGTCCAGTCTCGTTATCGTAGTGTTTCAATTGGTTCCTGTCACGATTTGTGCAAACCTGGTCTCGAACATGAACTGGAGAATGTGACAAAGAGACCCCTCTTAGGAACAATTAGAGAGTCTCGGCCCTTGGTGCCCAAACCACTGCGCCGACGCCTCTCTCTTCCTGGTCCAATCCCGGAGAGAAGTTCATTACTGCCTACTAAGGGTACAAATTTTCCTAAAAGAAGAAGTCAGTCAACGATGAGGCGGATGCCAAGTGAAACAAAACTATACTCAGTTCCAACTTTTGGAAATGCAGTTAGTAGAAGTAAAATTAATTATCCTGCTGTCAAGAAAACAATGCACGTAAATTCAAGCCAAAAAGTTGAAGAAAATAAAACCAAGGATGCATGTAGCTTGAGCGGAAGTAGAAAGGTGAAAGCAAAGGAGCCAATGAGTAAATCCCCAAGAACTCCGCTGGAGAAATCCCCAAGCAAGGAAGGAACGCTTTGCAAGAATCGTAAAAGTTTCTCTAGCTCAAGCTGTCGGAGTAACTTAgaagattccaaattcaataAATCTCGTGCTGTGTTTGAGAAATCCACGTATATGGTCAAATCAAATGTCATTAACACTGGAAAAGCTTTGAGGTCTTCTCTTCGCGATGAAGAGTCATCAAGTACTCGGGAAGCATTGTGTGATGGTGAAACCAATAAGTCAGTTGCCTCCTCAGGACGATGGGCTTCTCGACCAAAAGGAGAAAACCGTCAAATATCAGACTCTATTAATGCCAAAGCGACTGGCATAGCTACAAAAGAGGGTGGATCCAAAACAGATATTTCTAGAGCTAAAGGAAATGTGAGCCTCCAAACAAAGGCTGAAGGGACAAGCATATGTCAACCGGATGAGAAAGAGGGTTCGGCATTGATGGTTAAATTCAGAAGCGGGAGCGTGGTGAATGCTCAAGTTGCAAGCAATCCTGTAAGGAAACTCCAGTTTAAGAGAGGAAGAATCTTGGGAGAGGATCAAAGTGctgaagtgggggatgagaagaGCTTGAAGAGTGGAAATCGTATGGCTAATGAAGTTTCTGATACTAGACCCGAACCTAAGAAAGTTCATTTGAGACGGCAAGAAACGTCTGGTAAAAAAGACAGTATAGACTTGAACAATGTGATTGAAGAAACTGCGAGCAAGCTTGTCAAGATGAGGAATAGTAAGGTCAAAGCTCTGGTTGGTGCTTTTGAAACTGTCATGTCTATCCGTGATCGTGAACCTTTGCCTGAAACTAATGCTTCGTGA